One genomic region from Bombus terrestris chromosome 15, iyBomTerr1.2, whole genome shotgun sequence encodes:
- the LOC100645656 gene encoding mushroom body large-type Kenyon cell-specific protein 1 isoform X7, with the protein MALYQTTRRLDIQCLERVAEELMGRRRWKQYQDTLYSGTRSSESVTAQPHHRLYPAFSSSCDPVVPGNLEQIGSRPLHPASSSLPTTITTTTTVPPAITTTTAATTATTTGPIKQESLQRHHLQNHHHLQPSAVQDHHRHYQQQQQQQQQRQQRQQEDRRLRTDEIKVEVGEDEFANGVAREESATKTADTSTTTTVTTGTTTTSTTTTGTSILATSTATGTIATITTPNTTAVMTTGTTTIATRRRRKRRQNDGEATDDREDDEENEEEEDGRGQAEVEKRLKLDEDADRPVSPLRRENDRGSRDYPTANATDTEGTKERTEEVALERTPVTQGSLRVKTEEELQGVPSSGGGPTILTTPTPDSDAIRSGLPCREVEAAARNAVPPFLIGSRRTSPPPEDWKPLDKCYFCLDGKLPHDDQPPLDNNISLLEQQKIPLRMTAGIDPKSIFNSCYRAKPRMTGPVAAVAAAAAAAAGVGGVPVVGAGGGRRAYTEEELQAALRDIQSGKLGTRRAAVIYGIPRSTLRNKVYKLAMERERDASLSSTHSHPHEPGAPATTTTTITTTTTTTTTTTTTTPPNTTQNASATTPPPQVDEFNTRPLGLGEVARLEVDDKELSGAEEEKEVEKALLKPLLSLEDLVRFSALEGSGGDSLRTLLQRGHETGAEWPGLEHANIGPYIQKMLAAAAPFKGMETQDYRIPEVMRRLMSEDKRLNKSVNGDQSQPPHQQLHHHQPHSTHPQAQAQSQTQQQQQRGPMTNDDFNPNIEEEASDSAQGRAILKIPSYKPASTPGCSSKNGEPTSAAFAQGFAAATAASSPGLLERASPAFSGTSSPTNSLVGKTVAVNFRDVIAKSISVKFQEGQTVATAGMPGCQPAGVVQPQQAIMTDPSPFKRGRYTPPQPASQQAQSQAKPQAQEANKPKPATGGKGTRPKRGKYRNYDRDSLVEAVRAVQRGEMSVHRAGSYYGVPHSTLEYKVKERHLMRPRKRDQKQSDDKTKETSAVAAAAAAANIRPGTADKKPQLKPQKPFTSPGGIPGPNGIKMPPFIEGMPHLPFTPFNFWSPPPFMPSPFMAGAPNVPTILPEQYFATSRIRGLQEQQRNAAMVQQQQQHQQRDRDGIGVAAGTAESPGTSNSRSTPMSKAPREVSESLYDGSGANGSFLDNLIRSSLETGIPRDQRAMTDARNQQQSSSQQQLPESMRGKTLIDQLCRNSRRTPVSRLAQDSSEDESYRGPPSTTGRPIPERPERVPTVDLSPSPSERGRNDDGSDRLTSPPTPLSISRAGSRDEDSTRDSRIDRSSREREVHNGGQEDRDRKTLTIQQPQQQQQLNHYPDLHNLYAVSTEKKSACDSKLIVDHSSQKTQQQQQQQPQQQQQQQPQQQQKEYDAVSGLVVQLQRGYNIGNSRSGEQTNSQQSTEQRGSVISMEDSVEQ; encoded by the exons ATGGCACTCTATCAAACGACCCGACGACTCGATATTCAAT GTCTGGAACGGGTAGCGGAGGAGTTGATGGGCCGTAGGAGATGGAAGCAATATCAGGACACCCTGTACAGCGGTACTCGCAGCAGCGAATCAGTGACGGCACAGCCCCACCACCGGCTCTACCCGGCGTTCTCGTCGTCCTGCGACCCGGTGGTGCCCGGGAATTTGGAACAAATTGGGTCGCGTCCGCTTCATCCTGCGTCCTCCTCGTTACCTACAACGataacgacgacaacgacggtGCCACCGGCGATTACGACGACGACAGCGGcaacgacggcgacgacgacgggCCCGATCAAGCAGGAGAGCCTGCAAAGGCATCACCTGCAGAACCACCATCACCTACAGCCCTCCGCCGTTCAAGATCACCACCGTCACTatcagcagcaacaacagcaacagcagcaacgaCAACAACGGCAACAAGAAGACCGTCGCCTAAGGACAGACGAGATCAAAGTCGAGGTCGGCGAGGACGAGTTCGCGAACGGTGTCGCCCGAGAGGAATCGGCTACGAAGACCGCGGATACGTCGACGACGACCACGGTAACGACGGGCACGACGACCACGTCGACGACGACAACGGGAACGAGCATACTTGCTACCAGTACCGCGACCGGCACGATCGCGACGATCACCACGCCGAACACCACCGCTGTTATGACCACGGGAACCACGACGATCGCGACGAGGCGGCGACGCAAACGCCGGCAGAACGACGGAGAGGCCACCGACGACAGAGAGGACGACGAAGAGAACGAGGAAGAGGAGGATGGAAGGGGGCAGGCCGAAGTGGAAAAACGGCTGAAGCTCGACGAAGACGCCGACAGGCCCGTCAGTCCTCTGAGAAGGGAGAACGATCGAGGATCTCGGGATTATCCGACTGCCAACGCTACAGATACGGAAGGGACCAAG GAACGAACGGAAGAAGTCGCGTTGGAGCGGACACCGGTGACGCAGGGTTCATTGAGAGTGAAAACGGAGGAGGAGTTACAAGGAGTGCCGAGTTCTGGAGGCGGTCCAACGATATTGACGACACCGACGCCGGATTCGGATGCGATCAGGTCAGGGTTGCCGTGTCGGGAGGTTGAAGCAGCCGCTAGAAACGCGGTACCGCCGTTTCTTATTGGAAGCCGACGCACCAGCCCACCGCCAGAAGACTGGAAGCCGCTAGACAAATGTTACTTTTGCCTGGACGGCAAGCTACCGCACGATGATCAACCACCTCTC GATAACAACATATCTCTATTGGAACAACAGAAAATACCTCTGAGGATGACAGCAGGTATCGACCCCAAGAGTATCTTTAA TTCTTGTTATCGTGCAAAACCACGTATGACCGGGCCAGTGGCGGCCGTGGCGGCGGCAGCAGCAGCTGCGGCAGGCGTCGGTGGTGTCCCCGTGGTGGGTGCCGGGGGTGGCCGGAGGGCCTACACCGAGGAGGAACTGCAAGCCGCTCTCAGGGATATCCAGAGTGGCAAGCTCGGCACACGAAGGGCGGCCGTGATCTACGGGATACCGCGTAGCACCCTGCGCAACAAGGTCTACAAGCTTGCGATGGAACGCGAAAGGGACGCGTCCCTGTCTAGCACCCACTCACACCCTCACGAGCCCGGCGCCCcagccaccaccaccaccaccatcaccaccaccaccaccactactactactactacaactACAACACCACCAAATACGACCCAAAACGCCTCCGCGACCACTCCGCCCCCGCAAGTGGATGAG TTTAACACACGGCCGCTTGGTCTTGGCGAGGTTGCAAGACTCGAG GTGGACGACAAAGAACTGTCCGGAGcggaagaggagaaagaagtGGAGAAAGCTCTGCTGAAGCCACTGTTGTCCTTGGAAGACCTTGTCAGGTTTTCCGCCCTCGAAGGAAGCGGCGGTGATTCCCTCAGAACGTTGCTACAACGAGGACACGAGACGGGAGCCGAGTGGCCAGGGCTCGAACACGCCAACATCGGCCCGTACATTCAAAAGATGCTTGCAGCAGCTGCGCCATTTAAAG GCATGGAGACGCAAGACTATCGCATTCCAGAGGTGATGAGAAGGCTGATGAGCGAAGACAAGAGGCTAAACAAAAGCGTAAACGGGGACCAGTCGCAGCCACCGCATCAGCAGCTCCATCACCATCAACCGCACTCGACGCACCCGCAAGCTCAGGCACAGTCGCAGacgcagcagcagcagcaacgtGGCCCGATGACGAACGACGACTTCAACCCAAACATCGAGGAAGAGGCGAGCGACAGTGCTCAAGGCAGAGCGATCCTCAAGATTCCGTCCTACAAGCCCGCGAGCACGCCTGGATGTTCGAGCAAAAACGGCGAGCCAACGTCGGCCGCATTCGCGCAAGGATTCGCGGCCGCGACAGCAGCCTCGAGTCCGGGTCTCCTGGAACGAGCGAGTCCAGCGTTCTCCGGTACCAGTAGCCCAACCAACTCGTTGGTGGGGAAAACGGTAGCCGTGAATTTCCGCGACGTGATCGCGAAAAGCATCAGCGTCAAATTCCAAGAGGGTCAAACGGTCGCGACAGCCGGAATGCCCGGATGTCAACCGGCCGGAGTGGTACAGCCGCAGCAAGCGATAATGACGGATCCAAGTCCGTTCAAAAGAGGCAGATACACACCGCCTCAGCCGGCGTCGCAGCAAGCCCAGTCGCAGGCGAAACCGCAGGCCCAAGAAGCGAACAAACCGAAACCAGCTACCGGTGGCAAAGGAACCAGACCGAAACGCGGAAAGTATAGGAACTACGACAGGGATAGTCTGGTGGAGGCTGTGCGCGCGGTTCAGCGGGGTGAAATGAGCGTGCATCGTGCAGGCAGCTATTACGGAGTACCACACTCCACCCTCGAGTACAAAGTTAAGGAACGGCACCTGATGAGGCCAAGGAAGAG GGACCAGAAGCAGTCGgacgataaaacgaaagagaccTCAGCCGTGGCAGCGGCGGCAGCAGCCGCGAACATACGACCAGGTACGGCGGACAAGAAACCACAATTAAAGCCACAGAAACCGTTCACGTCACCGGGCGGTATCCCAGGACCCAACGGGATCAAGATGCCGCCGTTCATAGAAGGCATGCCTCATTTGCCATTCACGCCGTTCAATTTCTGGAGTCCGCCGCCGTTCATGCCATCGCCGTTCATGGCAGGAGCGCCGAACGTTCCAACGATCCTACCGGAACAGTACTTCGCGACGAGTAGGATCCGTGGTCTGCAGGAACAACAAAGAAACGCGGCCATGgtgcagcaacaacaacaacaccaACAACGAGACAGGGACGGGATAGGCGTCGCTGCTGGCACCGCTGAATCACCTGGAACCTCGAATTCTCGTAGCACGCCGATGAGCAAAGCACCGCGGGAGGTATCCGAGAGCTTGTACGATGGTTCGGGAGCGAACGGCAGTTTCTTGGACAATTTGATCAGGTCGAGCCTCGAGACGGGAATTCCAAGGGACCAGAGGGCAATGACCGACGCGAGGAACCAACAGCAGTCGTCCTCGCAGCAACAACTCCCGGAATCGATGAGGGGCAAAACGTTGATCGATCAACTGTGCAGAAACTCGAGGAGAACGCCGGTGTCGAGGCTGGCTCAGGATAGCAGCGAGGACGAGAGCTACAGGGGACCACCATCGACAACCGGTAGGCCGATCCCGGAAAGACCGGAACGCGTGCCCACCGTCGACCTTAGCCCGTCACCGTCGGAACGTGGCCGGAACGACGACGGCAGCGATCGACTCACGTCGCCGCCGACACCTCTCTCGATCTCAAGGGCCGGAAGCAGAGACGAGGACAGTACCCGGGACTCGAGGATCGATCGTAGCAGCAGGGAACGAGAGGTTCACAACGGTGGACAGGAAGACCGCGATAGAAAGACTCTGACCATTCAGCAGccgcaacagcagcagcagctgAATCACTACCCGGACTTACACAATCTCTACGCCGTATCAACTGAGAAAAAAAGTGCCTGTGATAGTAAGCTTATAGTAGATCATTCGAGCCAGAAGActcaacagcagcagcagcagcaaccgcagcaacaacaacagcagcagccaCAACAGCAGCAAAAGGAATACGATGCGGTGAGCGGACTGGTTGTGCAACTGCAGCGGGGCTACAACATCGGGAACAGCAGGTCCGGCGAGCAGACCAACAGCCAGCAATCGACGGAGCAACGTGGATCCGTTATCAGCATGGAAGACTCCGTTGAGCAGTAG
- the LOC100645656 gene encoding mushroom body large-type Kenyon cell-specific protein 1 isoform X2, which translates to MALYQTTRRLDIQCLERVAEELMGRRRWKQYQDTLYSGTRSSESVTAQPHHRLYPAFSSSCDPVVPGNLEQIGSRPLHPASSSLPTTITTTTTVPPAITTTTAATTATTTGPIKQESLQRHHLQNHHHLQPSAVQDHHRHYQQQQQQQQQRQQRQQEDRRLRTDEIKVEVGEDEFANGVAREESATKTADTSTTTTVTTGTTTTSTTTTGTSILATSTATGTIATITTPNTTAVMTTGTTTIATRRRRKRRQNDGEATDDREDDEENEEEEDGRGQAEVEKRLKLDEDADRPVSPLRRENDRGSRDYPTANATDTEGTKERTEEVALERTPVTQGSLRVKTEEELQGVPSSGGGPTILTTPTPDSDAIRSGLPCREVEAAARNAVPPFLIGSRRTSPPPEDWKPLDKCYFCLDGKLPHDDQPPLSPQSDSSSSSRSAESPMSVQVDPMAASVVAAALTGTYPTLLPQWCLPPREAPLVGVQPHQDSATPADQPLDLSAKPKNSQDNNISLLEQQKIPLRMTAGIDPKSIFNSCYRAKPRMTGPVAAVAAAAAAAAGVGGVPVVGAGGGRRAYTEEELQAALRDIQSGKLGTRRAAVIYGIPRSTLRNKVYKLAMERERDASLSSTHSHPHEPGAPATTTTTITTTTTTTTTTTTTTPPNTTQNASATTPPPQVDEVDDKELSGAEEEKEVEKALLKPLLSLEDLVRFSALEGSGGDSLRTLLQRGHETGAEWPGLEHANIGPYIQKMLAAAAPFKGMETQDYRIPEVMRRLMSEDKRLNKSVNGDQSQPPHQQLHHHQPHSTHPQAQAQSQTQQQQQRGPMTNDDFNPNIEEEASDSAQGRAILKIPSYKPASTPGCSSKNGEPTSAAFAQGFAAATAASSPGLLERASPAFSGTSSPTNSLVGKTVAVNFRDVIAKSISVKFQEGQTVATAGMPGCQPAGVVQPQQAIMTDPSPFKRGRYTPPQPASQQAQSQAKPQAQEANKPKPATGGKGTRPKRGKYRNYDRDSLVEAVRAVQRGEMSVHRAGSYYGVPHSTLEYKVKERHLMRPRKRDQKQSDDKTKETSAVAAAAAAANIRPGTADKKPQLKPQKPFTSPGGIPGPNGIKMPPFIEGMPHLPFTPFNFWSPPPFMPSPFMAGAPNVPTILPEQYFATSRIRGLQEQQRNAAMVQQQQQHQQRDRDGIGVAAGTAESPGTSNSRSTPMSKAPREVSESLYDGSGANGSFLDNLIRSSLETGIPRDQRAMTDARNQQQSSSQQQLPESMRGKTLIDQLCRNSRRTPVSRLAQDSSEDESYRGPPSTTGRPIPERPERVPTVDLSPSPSERGRNDDGSDRLTSPPTPLSISRAGSRDEDSTRDSRIDRSSREREVHNGGQEDRDRKTLTIQQPQQQQQLNHYPDLHNLYAVSTEKKSACDSKLIVDHSSQKTQQQQQQQPQQQQQQQPQQQQKEYDAVSGLVVQLQRGYNIGNSRSGEQTNSQQSTEQRGSVISMEDSVEQ; encoded by the exons ATGGCACTCTATCAAACGACCCGACGACTCGATATTCAAT GTCTGGAACGGGTAGCGGAGGAGTTGATGGGCCGTAGGAGATGGAAGCAATATCAGGACACCCTGTACAGCGGTACTCGCAGCAGCGAATCAGTGACGGCACAGCCCCACCACCGGCTCTACCCGGCGTTCTCGTCGTCCTGCGACCCGGTGGTGCCCGGGAATTTGGAACAAATTGGGTCGCGTCCGCTTCATCCTGCGTCCTCCTCGTTACCTACAACGataacgacgacaacgacggtGCCACCGGCGATTACGACGACGACAGCGGcaacgacggcgacgacgacgggCCCGATCAAGCAGGAGAGCCTGCAAAGGCATCACCTGCAGAACCACCATCACCTACAGCCCTCCGCCGTTCAAGATCACCACCGTCACTatcagcagcaacaacagcaacagcagcaacgaCAACAACGGCAACAAGAAGACCGTCGCCTAAGGACAGACGAGATCAAAGTCGAGGTCGGCGAGGACGAGTTCGCGAACGGTGTCGCCCGAGAGGAATCGGCTACGAAGACCGCGGATACGTCGACGACGACCACGGTAACGACGGGCACGACGACCACGTCGACGACGACAACGGGAACGAGCATACTTGCTACCAGTACCGCGACCGGCACGATCGCGACGATCACCACGCCGAACACCACCGCTGTTATGACCACGGGAACCACGACGATCGCGACGAGGCGGCGACGCAAACGCCGGCAGAACGACGGAGAGGCCACCGACGACAGAGAGGACGACGAAGAGAACGAGGAAGAGGAGGATGGAAGGGGGCAGGCCGAAGTGGAAAAACGGCTGAAGCTCGACGAAGACGCCGACAGGCCCGTCAGTCCTCTGAGAAGGGAGAACGATCGAGGATCTCGGGATTATCCGACTGCCAACGCTACAGATACGGAAGGGACCAAG GAACGAACGGAAGAAGTCGCGTTGGAGCGGACACCGGTGACGCAGGGTTCATTGAGAGTGAAAACGGAGGAGGAGTTACAAGGAGTGCCGAGTTCTGGAGGCGGTCCAACGATATTGACGACACCGACGCCGGATTCGGATGCGATCAGGTCAGGGTTGCCGTGTCGGGAGGTTGAAGCAGCCGCTAGAAACGCGGTACCGCCGTTTCTTATTGGAAGCCGACGCACCAGCCCACCGCCAGAAGACTGGAAGCCGCTAGACAAATGTTACTTTTGCCTGGACGGCAAGCTACCGCACGATGATCAACCACCTCTC AGTCCGCAGAGCGACAGTAGCAGCAGCTCGCGATCGGCCGAGTCACCGATGTCGGTCCAGGTGGACCCGATGGCGGCGTCCGTGGTCGCCGCGGCTCTCACCGGTACCTACCCTACCTTACTGCCTCAGTGGTGTCTGCCACCAAGGGAGGCGCCTCTCGTTGGGGTGCAGCCTCATCAGGACAGTGCAACGCCAGCCGACCAACCTCTCGACCTCTCGGCCAAACCGAAAAATTCTCAG GATAACAACATATCTCTATTGGAACAACAGAAAATACCTCTGAGGATGACAGCAGGTATCGACCCCAAGAGTATCTTTAA TTCTTGTTATCGTGCAAAACCACGTATGACCGGGCCAGTGGCGGCCGTGGCGGCGGCAGCAGCAGCTGCGGCAGGCGTCGGTGGTGTCCCCGTGGTGGGTGCCGGGGGTGGCCGGAGGGCCTACACCGAGGAGGAACTGCAAGCCGCTCTCAGGGATATCCAGAGTGGCAAGCTCGGCACACGAAGGGCGGCCGTGATCTACGGGATACCGCGTAGCACCCTGCGCAACAAGGTCTACAAGCTTGCGATGGAACGCGAAAGGGACGCGTCCCTGTCTAGCACCCACTCACACCCTCACGAGCCCGGCGCCCcagccaccaccaccaccaccatcaccaccaccaccaccactactactactactacaactACAACACCACCAAATACGACCCAAAACGCCTCCGCGACCACTCCGCCCCCGCAAGTGGATGAG GTGGACGACAAAGAACTGTCCGGAGcggaagaggagaaagaagtGGAGAAAGCTCTGCTGAAGCCACTGTTGTCCTTGGAAGACCTTGTCAGGTTTTCCGCCCTCGAAGGAAGCGGCGGTGATTCCCTCAGAACGTTGCTACAACGAGGACACGAGACGGGAGCCGAGTGGCCAGGGCTCGAACACGCCAACATCGGCCCGTACATTCAAAAGATGCTTGCAGCAGCTGCGCCATTTAAAG GCATGGAGACGCAAGACTATCGCATTCCAGAGGTGATGAGAAGGCTGATGAGCGAAGACAAGAGGCTAAACAAAAGCGTAAACGGGGACCAGTCGCAGCCACCGCATCAGCAGCTCCATCACCATCAACCGCACTCGACGCACCCGCAAGCTCAGGCACAGTCGCAGacgcagcagcagcagcaacgtGGCCCGATGACGAACGACGACTTCAACCCAAACATCGAGGAAGAGGCGAGCGACAGTGCTCAAGGCAGAGCGATCCTCAAGATTCCGTCCTACAAGCCCGCGAGCACGCCTGGATGTTCGAGCAAAAACGGCGAGCCAACGTCGGCCGCATTCGCGCAAGGATTCGCGGCCGCGACAGCAGCCTCGAGTCCGGGTCTCCTGGAACGAGCGAGTCCAGCGTTCTCCGGTACCAGTAGCCCAACCAACTCGTTGGTGGGGAAAACGGTAGCCGTGAATTTCCGCGACGTGATCGCGAAAAGCATCAGCGTCAAATTCCAAGAGGGTCAAACGGTCGCGACAGCCGGAATGCCCGGATGTCAACCGGCCGGAGTGGTACAGCCGCAGCAAGCGATAATGACGGATCCAAGTCCGTTCAAAAGAGGCAGATACACACCGCCTCAGCCGGCGTCGCAGCAAGCCCAGTCGCAGGCGAAACCGCAGGCCCAAGAAGCGAACAAACCGAAACCAGCTACCGGTGGCAAAGGAACCAGACCGAAACGCGGAAAGTATAGGAACTACGACAGGGATAGTCTGGTGGAGGCTGTGCGCGCGGTTCAGCGGGGTGAAATGAGCGTGCATCGTGCAGGCAGCTATTACGGAGTACCACACTCCACCCTCGAGTACAAAGTTAAGGAACGGCACCTGATGAGGCCAAGGAAGAG GGACCAGAAGCAGTCGgacgataaaacgaaagagaccTCAGCCGTGGCAGCGGCGGCAGCAGCCGCGAACATACGACCAGGTACGGCGGACAAGAAACCACAATTAAAGCCACAGAAACCGTTCACGTCACCGGGCGGTATCCCAGGACCCAACGGGATCAAGATGCCGCCGTTCATAGAAGGCATGCCTCATTTGCCATTCACGCCGTTCAATTTCTGGAGTCCGCCGCCGTTCATGCCATCGCCGTTCATGGCAGGAGCGCCGAACGTTCCAACGATCCTACCGGAACAGTACTTCGCGACGAGTAGGATCCGTGGTCTGCAGGAACAACAAAGAAACGCGGCCATGgtgcagcaacaacaacaacaccaACAACGAGACAGGGACGGGATAGGCGTCGCTGCTGGCACCGCTGAATCACCTGGAACCTCGAATTCTCGTAGCACGCCGATGAGCAAAGCACCGCGGGAGGTATCCGAGAGCTTGTACGATGGTTCGGGAGCGAACGGCAGTTTCTTGGACAATTTGATCAGGTCGAGCCTCGAGACGGGAATTCCAAGGGACCAGAGGGCAATGACCGACGCGAGGAACCAACAGCAGTCGTCCTCGCAGCAACAACTCCCGGAATCGATGAGGGGCAAAACGTTGATCGATCAACTGTGCAGAAACTCGAGGAGAACGCCGGTGTCGAGGCTGGCTCAGGATAGCAGCGAGGACGAGAGCTACAGGGGACCACCATCGACAACCGGTAGGCCGATCCCGGAAAGACCGGAACGCGTGCCCACCGTCGACCTTAGCCCGTCACCGTCGGAACGTGGCCGGAACGACGACGGCAGCGATCGACTCACGTCGCCGCCGACACCTCTCTCGATCTCAAGGGCCGGAAGCAGAGACGAGGACAGTACCCGGGACTCGAGGATCGATCGTAGCAGCAGGGAACGAGAGGTTCACAACGGTGGACAGGAAGACCGCGATAGAAAGACTCTGACCATTCAGCAGccgcaacagcagcagcagctgAATCACTACCCGGACTTACACAATCTCTACGCCGTATCAACTGAGAAAAAAAGTGCCTGTGATAGTAAGCTTATAGTAGATCATTCGAGCCAGAAGActcaacagcagcagcagcagcaaccgcagcaacaacaacagcagcagccaCAACAGCAGCAAAAGGAATACGATGCGGTGAGCGGACTGGTTGTGCAACTGCAGCGGGGCTACAACATCGGGAACAGCAGGTCCGGCGAGCAGACCAACAGCCAGCAATCGACGGAGCAACGTGGATCCGTTATCAGCATGGAAGACTCCGTTGAGCAGTAG